The following are encoded in a window of candidate division KSB1 bacterium genomic DNA:
- a CDS encoding BamA/TamA family outer membrane protein, giving the protein IDQVLTYLGNNGYPFGQIAVDSLIIRQDSEGKTVLLDCYFTVKPGPKVTIDSIGVQGNTTTRRAVVIREMRLKRGESYQQNRIDRSRLRLVRSGLFQQVDEPEIYLDQQGHGLLMVRVSEGNPNQLNAVLGYNPAVTNREKGYFTGLIDVAFRNLLGTGRSVEAYWQKKDRRSQELRFHYLEPWVAGYPLNLGAGFQQLIQDTTFIRRQILLEIEFPYSDVLSFSSYLGSEVVLPDSMGQILYQLPQSNSWFSRWGLSYDTRNDPLNPSRGVLYQTQFEYARKTVSAAPSAVDRLVNQGKFRRERWLVDFELFVPTFRWQTFMLGLHGRQVKSNESYVSISDLFRLGGTRSLRGYREEQFWGEKIAWLNLEYRYLLTPRSRAFAFIDAGYFYHKDRSQNLNEGSKYGYGFGLRIETRLGIIGIDYGLATGRSLSSGLVHVGLTNKF; this is encoded by the coding sequence ATCGATCAGGTCCTCACCTATCTGGGGAATAATGGTTATCCATTCGGACAAATCGCCGTGGATAGCCTGATAATTCGCCAAGATAGTGAGGGCAAAACGGTGCTGCTTGATTGTTACTTCACCGTCAAGCCGGGGCCGAAGGTGACCATTGACTCGATTGGAGTGCAAGGCAACACGACCACACGCCGGGCAGTCGTGATTCGCGAAATGCGGCTCAAGCGAGGCGAGAGTTATCAGCAGAACCGAATCGATCGGAGCAGGCTGCGCCTTGTGCGAAGCGGACTATTCCAACAGGTCGACGAGCCAGAAATCTATCTGGACCAGCAGGGACATGGTCTTTTGATGGTTAGAGTCAGCGAGGGCAATCCCAATCAATTGAACGCTGTGCTCGGATATAATCCAGCCGTGACGAATCGAGAAAAGGGTTATTTCACTGGCTTGATCGATGTTGCGTTTCGCAACCTGCTTGGGACCGGCCGAAGCGTGGAGGCCTATTGGCAGAAAAAGGATCGACGCAGCCAGGAATTGCGCTTTCATTATCTCGAGCCCTGGGTGGCTGGTTATCCACTCAACTTGGGCGCAGGGTTTCAGCAGCTCATTCAGGACACTACATTCATTCGCCGGCAAATTTTGCTGGAGATCGAATTTCCATACTCGGATGTGCTAAGCTTCAGTTCGTATTTGGGCAGCGAGGTGGTCTTGCCAGACTCGATGGGACAAATCCTTTATCAGTTGCCTCAGAGCAATTCCTGGTTCAGCCGATGGGGGCTGAGTTATGATACGCGTAATGATCCTTTAAATCCTTCCCGTGGCGTGCTCTATCAAACCCAGTTCGAGTATGCGCGCAAAACCGTGAGCGCAGCTCCCTCCGCAGTCGATCGCCTGGTCAATCAAGGCAAGTTCCGGCGCGAGCGTTGGTTGGTAGACTTCGAATTGTTTGTACCCACCTTTCGCTGGCAAACCTTCATGTTGGGATTGCACGGCCGACAGGTGAAATCCAATGAAAGTTACGTTTCAATTTCAGACCTGTTCCGGCTTGGCGGCACTCGATCGCTGCGCGGCTATCGCGAGGAGCAATTTTGGGGCGAAAAGATCGCCTGGCTCAACCTGGAATATCGTTACCTCCTGACGCCGCGGTCTCGCGCCTTCGCCTTCATCGATGCTGGCTACTTTTATCATAAAGATCGAAGCCAGAACCTCAACGAAGGCTCCAAATACGGATACGGTTTTGGCCTGCGCATTGAGACCCGATTGGGGATCATTGGTATCGATTATGGTCTCGCCACCGGCCGCAGCCTTTCCAGCGGCCTGGTCCATGTCGGATTGACCAACAAATTTTAG
- a CDS encoding prolyl oligopeptidase family serine peptidase — translation MARFIQILIRMVLVQTILLTFSPMANVQAGDSKRPLTHADYDSWRSIYDPQISPDGKWIYYVDTPQHGDATLVAKNPDQNIEYRYVIGFSGEGTDAEQAAKPQITFNSSHLAFLISPTKAQVDSIRKMKKENKKNDRIKPVLKLGIMTLSDGQVTVIDSVKSFKMPEQASGWLAYLKETGKSKSQKEGTDEAKGKSEEQADKTTKQEEKKKDYGTPLILQSLIDSTRMKFDSILDYRFTKNGAYLLYIVSSKEKPETDGVYAFVLGDSISTPLLTGQGNYKSWQLNKRETRMAFFTDRDDYQAKRPMYELYGWKVGDRQATLWVSHRTTKGMPSGMTVSDKSTIVFTEDGSMVMFGIKEVPDTSRKSDDEERAQFDLWHWNDPYPQPQQKKLAERVRDNAWEAIYFIDSNKFVKLADEQVPDVQLASNGMIAYANNPWPYTKRVSWEGAYHDVYEIDPKTGERTLVKSELYGSASLSPQGKYLYWFENNHWFVYDIRTNKTVNITEPLKVRFEREDWDTPEPARPYGVAGWTDQDKSLLIYDRYDIWEIYPDGSNARSVTENYGRNHQLSFRYIKLDPEEISIDPNKPMLLSATNQETMASGFYLDRVTGNSPPVELLMIDKSFDRGPIKSKSADRLLFTRSSFDEFPDLWISDLNFKNMRKVTDLGSQMNPFRWGKAELRNFLSTDGKPLKGILIKPDDFNANQKYPLLVHIYETQHESLHRFIPPGPGTSINLSYYVSNGYIIWQPDIEYGTGYPGQDALKCVLPGIHLLIREGYVDPARIGIQGHSWGGYQIAYMVTQSHIFAAAVAGAPVCNMISAYNGIRWESGMVRQFQYERTQSRLGASLWEAPMRYIENSPIFWADKVQTPLLMIHNDDDGAVPWYQGIEYIMALRRLGKEAYMFNYNGEGHGLKKRVNQRDWTIRMQEFFDHFLKDAPAPDWMKNGIKAWEKELEPEGSKSN, via the coding sequence ATGGCTCGGTTCATTCAAATTCTCATTCGCATGGTATTGGTGCAAACAATACTATTAACTTTTTCTCCAATGGCCAATGTTCAGGCTGGAGACAGTAAACGTCCTTTGACTCATGCTGATTATGATTCCTGGCGCTCGATCTATGATCCTCAGATTTCTCCAGATGGAAAATGGATTTATTATGTGGACACCCCGCAGCACGGCGACGCTACGCTGGTGGCGAAAAATCCAGATCAAAATATCGAATACCGATACGTGATCGGTTTCTCTGGGGAGGGTACGGATGCTGAGCAAGCGGCCAAGCCTCAAATCACCTTTAATTCATCTCATCTGGCGTTTTTGATATCGCCTACAAAGGCTCAGGTGGACTCGATTCGAAAGATGAAAAAAGAAAATAAGAAGAACGATCGGATTAAACCTGTGCTGAAGCTGGGGATCATGACATTGTCCGATGGGCAAGTTACGGTAATCGATAGCGTGAAAAGTTTCAAAATGCCAGAGCAGGCATCGGGTTGGTTAGCGTATCTTAAGGAAACTGGGAAGTCGAAATCTCAAAAGGAAGGGACAGACGAAGCCAAAGGGAAAAGCGAGGAGCAAGCTGATAAGACGACCAAGCAAGAGGAAAAAAAGAAGGATTATGGAACGCCTTTGATCCTGCAATCGCTGATCGACAGCACCAGAATGAAATTCGACTCAATTTTAGATTATCGGTTCACAAAAAACGGGGCTTATTTGTTGTACATCGTTTCCAGCAAAGAGAAGCCAGAGACTGATGGCGTTTACGCATTTGTTCTGGGCGATTCTATCAGCACTCCCCTTTTGACTGGGCAAGGGAACTACAAAAGTTGGCAGCTCAATAAACGAGAGACGCGAATGGCATTTTTTACGGATCGAGATGATTATCAAGCCAAGCGACCCATGTATGAACTATATGGGTGGAAAGTTGGCGATAGACAGGCGACATTATGGGTCTCGCATCGGACGACCAAAGGTATGCCTTCGGGCATGACCGTGAGCGATAAATCCACGATCGTTTTCACCGAGGATGGCTCCATGGTGATGTTCGGTATCAAGGAGGTCCCTGACACGAGTCGCAAATCCGATGACGAAGAGCGGGCGCAGTTCGATTTGTGGCATTGGAACGATCCTTATCCACAACCCCAGCAGAAAAAGCTGGCCGAGCGGGTGCGCGATAATGCCTGGGAGGCGATCTATTTCATCGATAGCAATAAATTTGTAAAGCTAGCAGATGAACAAGTCCCGGATGTTCAACTCGCCTCTAATGGGATGATTGCTTATGCTAATAATCCATGGCCCTATACCAAGCGGGTCTCGTGGGAAGGTGCTTATCATGACGTTTATGAAATTGATCCGAAGACTGGCGAACGCACGCTTGTGAAATCGGAGCTGTACGGCAGCGCCAGCCTCTCACCCCAGGGCAAATACCTCTATTGGTTTGAAAACAATCATTGGTTCGTTTACGATATCAGGACCAATAAGACGGTCAACATCACGGAGCCGCTTAAGGTGCGCTTTGAGCGAGAGGATTGGGACACACCCGAACCAGCACGACCGTATGGGGTGGCTGGCTGGACAGATCAGGACAAGTCGCTTCTGATTTATGACCGTTATGATATTTGGGAGATCTATCCAGATGGATCAAACGCGCGGAGCGTGACAGAAAATTATGGCAGAAACCATCAACTTTCGTTTCGTTATATCAAACTTGATCCGGAGGAAATTTCCATCGATCCAAACAAGCCCATGTTGCTATCTGCCACCAATCAGGAAACCATGGCTTCAGGTTTTTATTTGGATCGGGTAACTGGAAATTCCCCGCCGGTCGAATTGCTGATGATTGATAAAAGTTTTGACAGAGGGCCAATCAAATCAAAATCTGCCGATCGGTTACTATTTACCCGCTCTAGCTTTGATGAATTCCCTGACCTCTGGATCAGCGATCTGAATTTCAAAAATATGCGAAAGGTGACGGATCTCGGAAGCCAAATGAATCCGTTTCGTTGGGGCAAGGCCGAGCTGCGTAATTTTCTCAGCACTGATGGCAAGCCATTAAAAGGCATTTTGATCAAGCCAGATGATTTCAATGCGAATCAAAAATATCCATTACTCGTGCATATCTATGAGACCCAGCATGAAAGTTTGCACCGCTTTATTCCGCCTGGGCCAGGCACATCCATCAATCTGTCATATTATGTGAGCAATGGATATATCATCTGGCAGCCGGATATTGAATATGGCACAGGTTATCCGGGACAGGATGCTTTGAAATGCGTTTTGCCGGGGATCCATTTGCTGATTCGAGAAGGTTATGTGGATCCAGCAAGGATTGGCATTCAGGGGCATTCTTGGGGCGGCTATCAGATCGCCTATATGGTGACGCAGAGCCACATTTTTGCAGCAGCGGTAGCTGGCGCGCCAGTATGCAACATGATCAGTGCTTACAATGGCATTCGTTGGGAGAGCGGGATGGTGCGTCAGTTCCAATATGAGCGCACCCAGAGCCGATTGGGCGCCAGTTTATGGGAAGCCCCGATGCGCTATATCGAAAATTCGCCGATTTTTTGGGCCGACAAGGTTCAGACGCCATTGCTCATGATCCATAACGACGATGACGGCGCCGTGCCCTGGTATCAGGGGATCGAATATATCATGGCCCTGAGAAGATTGGGCAAAGAAGCTTACATGTTCAATTATAATGGGGAGGGACATGGGTTGAAAAAGCGGGTCAATCAAAGAGACTGGACGATTCGGATGCAGGAATTCTTCGATCATTTTCTCAAAGACGCCCCAGCTCCCGATTGGATGAAAAATGGCATCAAGGCATGGGAGAAAGAGCTGGAGCCGGAAGGTTCCAAATCGAACTAG
- a CDS encoding amidohydrolase family protein, which yields MEMLKVFLLTFLLFVVACSGRHDQSGADLILINGKIYTVEADQPWAQACAIKDGKFVAVGKTELVQKFKGKQTKVIDLSGRLALPGFNDAHVHFADGGFYLLGIDLRDAKDEREFVERIKNYAAKLKPGEWILNGNWDHEAWPSKKHPTRALIDSVTRDNPVLVQRLDGHIALANSLALKLAGITKNTSNPQGGEIVKDPHTGEPTGILKDNAQSLVSAVIPAPTKDQLKRAIKAAIQHANSLGVTSVQDNSSDADLAVYQELLKEGELTLRINAWRYGYLYKNFEAIGILPAFGNDMLRIGTVKVFVDGSMGAGTALFYEPYSDDPSTCGIPIYGEQELYDFITSIDKSGLQIAAHAIGDKANTWILNAFERAFQANGRRDARHRIEHAQVVLPKDIERYRELGIIASIQPSHCIDDMRWAEKRIGDRAKHSYLFNSFVKAGVKIAFGTDWTVEPLNPMLGLYAAVTREFPEGGPEGGWFPDEKITLEQAIEYYTLGSAYAEFQDHVKGSIKVRKLADLVVLDRNLFEIQPKEILDAKVDLTILGGEIVFQR from the coding sequence ATGGAGATGCTCAAGGTATTCTTGCTGACTTTTCTTTTGTTCGTTGTGGCTTGTTCAGGTCGCCATGACCAGAGCGGGGCAGATCTCATCTTGATCAATGGTAAAATTTATACTGTAGAGGCTGATCAACCATGGGCACAGGCCTGTGCTATTAAAGATGGCAAATTTGTCGCTGTTGGAAAGACCGAGTTGGTTCAAAAGTTTAAGGGAAAGCAGACCAAAGTCATCGATCTGAGCGGTCGGCTGGCGCTGCCCGGATTTAATGATGCCCATGTCCATTTTGCTGATGGCGGGTTCTATCTGCTGGGGATTGATCTGCGGGATGCGAAAGATGAGCGGGAATTTGTGGAACGCATCAAGAATTATGCTGCCAAATTGAAACCGGGCGAATGGATTCTCAATGGCAACTGGGATCATGAGGCTTGGCCATCGAAGAAGCATCCCACCCGAGCGCTGATCGATTCTGTCACGAGGGATAATCCCGTGCTGGTGCAGCGCTTAGACGGCCATATCGCGCTGGCCAATAGCCTGGCGCTGAAGCTTGCTGGCATCACCAAAAATACTTCCAATCCCCAGGGCGGGGAGATCGTCAAGGATCCGCACACGGGAGAGCCGACCGGCATCTTGAAGGACAATGCCCAGAGCCTGGTCAGCGCCGTAATCCCAGCACCCACAAAGGACCAATTAAAGCGGGCCATCAAGGCGGCGATCCAGCACGCCAATAGTTTGGGCGTCACCAGTGTTCAAGACAATAGCTCGGACGCTGATCTGGCAGTTTATCAGGAATTGTTGAAAGAGGGGGAATTGACATTGCGCATCAATGCGTGGCGCTATGGATATCTCTATAAGAATTTCGAGGCCATTGGCATTTTGCCCGCATTCGGCAATGACATGCTACGCATTGGCACGGTAAAGGTATTCGTCGATGGTTCGATGGGCGCGGGTACTGCGCTGTTTTATGAGCCCTATTCGGATGATCCTTCAACCTGTGGAATCCCGATTTATGGTGAACAAGAGCTGTACGATTTCATCACTTCAATCGACAAATCGGGCTTGCAAATTGCCGCCCATGCCATCGGTGATAAGGCGAATACCTGGATCCTGAATGCGTTCGAACGCGCGTTCCAGGCAAATGGCAGGCGGGATGCGCGACATCGGATCGAGCATGCGCAAGTGGTTCTGCCAAAGGATATCGAGCGGTATCGCGAGCTGGGGATCATCGCATCGATTCAGCCTTCGCATTGTATCGACGATATGCGCTGGGCAGAAAAACGGATTGGCGATCGGGCGAAACACTCGTATTTGTTCAATTCATTTGTCAAAGCAGGGGTGAAAATCGCCTTTGGCACGGATTGGACAGTGGAACCGCTGAATCCAATGCTGGGCCTGTACGCTGCAGTTACGCGAGAATTTCCAGAGGGAGGACCAGAAGGGGGGTGGTTTCCCGATGAAAAGATCACGTTAGAGCAAGCGATCGAATATTATACACTAGGCTCGGCTTATGCCGAATTTCAAGATCATGTCAAAGGATCGATCAAGGTGAGAAAATTGGCGGACCTGGTGGTGCTGGATCGCAACTTGTTTGAGATTCAGCCGAAAGAAATTCTCGACGCTAAAGTGGATCTAACGATCCTTGGGGGGGAAATCGTTTTTCAGCGCTGA